A window of the Megalopta genalis isolate 19385.01 chromosome 2, iyMegGena1_principal, whole genome shotgun sequence genome harbors these coding sequences:
- the LOC143258904 gene encoding cadherin-86C-like, which produces MPFSGAWCKVWIYFGFVFAWTKGARPRFDTSTDMGLVLVPADAEVDSVIFRLRATDQDADFPLVFEITATITPVVRIDNLPCTLYNKVCQANVILTKRLVPGRLHDFAVRVRDTKGDSNSMQATISVTNATTPRDKIFPHIPSLIMVPEDTKPGKELDYLLARANSWSGKPVYIELWQPKELFTIRQRQTPTQTRGVITLIGELDFETQSVYTLTMYATDPYTEPGKDTRNIAGLNVVVIVTDVQDVPPIFTLAPPLTRINNSVQPGDIVLRVHAEDGDKGVPREVVYGLVSEGNPFTLFFNVSETSGEITLARPLEELTQITHVGAPVVLTVVAEELRRSRDEPPAQATVVDVGFLLGEPGNTPPYFESDKLVPENQSLYFDSCRSSSVSQRINAFFDSIQSNTEMHG; this is translated from the exons ATGCCCTTTTCAGGAGCATGGTGCAAAGTATGGATTTATTTCGGGTTCGTGTTCGCATGGACAAAAGGGGCTCGTCCCCGTTTCGATACCTCCACGGACATGGGATTAGTTTTAGTGCCAGCAGATGCAGAAGTTGATTCAGTGATTTTTAGGCTACGCGCGACTGACCAGGATGCTGATTTTCCACTTGTCTTTGAAATAACTG CTACAATCACACCTGTTGTAAGGATCGACAATCTTCCCTGCACCCTGTACAACAAAGTGTGCCAGGCTAATGTGATTCTAACGAAACGACTAGTTCCTGGACGCCTCCACGATTTTGCCGTGAGGGTTAGGGACACGAAGGGTGACTCGAACTCGATGCAAGCCACTATTTCTGTGACGAACGCCACTACCCCACGTGATAAAATATTCCCGCACATACCTTCCCTCATAATGGTGCCCGAG GACACCAAACCCGGCAAAGAATTGGATTATCTTCTTGCAAGAGCCAATTCGTGGAGCGGAAAACCAGTTTACATCGAACTCTgg CAACCGAAGGAGTTGTTTACTATAAGGCAACGACAAACACCCACGCAGACGCGAGGAGTGATTACTCTGATCGGGGAATTAGATTTCGAAACACAGTCCGTGTACACGCTGACCATGTATGCTACG GATCCCTATACAGAGCCTGGAAAGGATACCAGAAATATTGCTGGCCTAAATGTGGTTGTTATAGTCACAGATGTACAAGATGTTCCACCAATTTTCACATTAGCGCCACCTCTCACGAGAATTAACAATTCTGTGCAACCT GGTGATATAGTGTTACGGGTGCACGCGGAAGACGGGGATAAAGGAGTTCCACGTGAAGTTGTGTACGGTCTCGTGTCGGAGGGCAATCCTTTCACGCTGTTTTTTAACGTTTCGGAAACTAGCG GCGAAATCACGCTTGCCAGACCACTGGAGGAGCTGACGCAGATTACGCACGTCGGTGCGCCCGTAGTCCTCACCGTGGTCGCCGAAGAACTGCGAAGAAGCAGGGACGAGCCACCAGCACAGGCGACAGTTGTCGACGTTGGCTTCCTTCTTGGAGAACCGGGCAACACGCCGCCATATTTCGAAAGTGATAAGTTGGTACCTGAAAATCAAAGCTTGTATTTCGATTCTTGTCGATCGTCTTCTGTGTCGCAACGTATAAATGCATttttcgattcaattcaatCGAATACGGAaatgcacggttaa